A stretch of the Lactuca sativa cultivar Salinas chromosome 9, Lsat_Salinas_v11, whole genome shotgun sequence genome encodes the following:
- the LOC111917671 gene encoding uncharacterized protein LOC111917671: protein MGHSAVVSSDGPVRNTADEVSRIVEQSKELQDSATSLISRTSEEEASLRQRALALRSNIKMLRSFIASSLKKGNLDPKNAAKMIEELTRVNFALNEGDASAYLPCKSHGRFLRMLLGPINVRANRKDVQLKVKEEYNNFRDTTAYLFLLFPSLLLVLRTWMWNGCFPALPVQLYQAWLLFLYTGLSFRENILRVNGSDIRPWWIYHHYCAMTMALISLTWEIEREPECAQKQKGIQLFLKWAIMQGIAMLLQNKYQRQRLYTRIALGKARRMDVVWGETAGVEGQLWFLCPMLFVLQVFEGYVGVLLLKTAMVGVISEWQVVTCGVLLITMAVGNFANTVETLLLKSRFKAKMKKGKQTAI, encoded by the exons ATGGGACACTCCGCCGTCGTCAGTTCCGATGGGCCAGTGAGAAATACTGCTGATGAAGTGTCAAGAATCGTCGAACAAAGTAAAGAGTTGCAGGATTCTGCAACATCCTTAATTTCTCGAACATCTGAGGAGGAAGCATCCCTCCGACAGCGAGCTCTAGCTCTCCGTTCGAACATCAAAATGCTCCGATCATTCATCGCTTCTTCCCTCAAGAAAGGCAATTTAGATCCTAAGAATGCTGCAAAA ATGATTGAAGAGTTAACCAGAGTTAATTTTGCATTAAATGAAGGTGATGCATCTGCATATCTTCCCTGCAAATCCCACG GACGGTTTTTGAGGATGTTACTTGGCCCGATAAATGTTCGTGCTAACAGAAAGGACGTTCAACTGAAAGTGAAAGAGGAGTACAACAATTTCAGG GATACAACTGCGTATCTGTTTCTTCTTTTTCCATCATTGCTACTGGTACTACGAACATGGATGTGGAACGGATGTTTTCCTGCATTGCCTGTGCAGCTTTACCAG GCATGGCTACTCTTTCTCTACACAGGCTTGTCATTCAGAGAAAATATACTCAGGGTTAATGGAAGTGATATTCGCCCTTG GTGGATTTACCATCATTATTGTGCTATGACTATGGCACTCATCAGTCTGACTTGGGAGATAGAAAGGGAACCTGAGTGTGCCCAGAAGCAG AAAGGGATACAATTGTTCTTAAAATGGGCAATCATGCAAGGAATCGCGATGCTGTTACAAAATAAATACCAAAGGCAGAGACTCTATACACGTATTGCACTGGGAAAG GCTAGAAGAATGGATGTTGTTTGGGGAGAAACTGCTGGAGTAGAAGGTCAATTATGGTTCTTGTGTCCTATGCTCTTTGTGTTGCAGGTTTTTGAAGGTTACGTTGGTGTTTTATTACTAAAAACTGCCATGGTTGGTGTCATCTCTGAATGGCAG GTTGTAACCTGTGGAGTTCTTTTGATCACCATGGCTGTTGGGAACTTTGCAAACACAGTGGAGACTCTTTTATTGAAGTCCCGATTCAAAGCAAAAATGAAAAAAGGTAAACAAACAGCAATCTAA